In Myxococcus stipitatus, the following are encoded in one genomic region:
- a CDS encoding serine aminopeptidase domain-containing protein, whose product MQATTESPGYLSQGADSLYFVHHGARTGRRAAVLLAGPLGLEREHGYVVWVRWARFLAAQGVDVLRLDYRGCGESTGRFDEATFPRWEEDLRTGLEHLRQLCPGVPLMVHGLRLGALLAARVFRTERVDGLLMWDPPESGQTHLLEILRRKVAADNLEGTGGQARSREEYVAALEAGRTVEVEGLAWSRGLWRSAEGYALALPEKDEPRPWRVVHLDGRPAERFLAPGWSHSVRAPRPFFWTTSNRLLPELTNLYEDGVSFIAKSSVPMEART is encoded by the coding sequence ATGCAGGCCACGACCGAGTCTCCTGGGTATCTCTCCCAGGGCGCGGACTCTCTTTACTTCGTTCACCACGGCGCGCGGACCGGGCGCCGGGCGGCGGTGTTGCTCGCGGGGCCGTTGGGCCTGGAGCGTGAGCATGGCTATGTCGTCTGGGTGCGCTGGGCGCGCTTTCTCGCGGCCCAGGGTGTCGACGTGTTGCGTCTGGACTATCGAGGCTGTGGTGAGAGCACGGGGCGCTTCGATGAGGCGACCTTCCCACGTTGGGAGGAGGATCTGCGCACGGGCCTGGAGCATCTGCGCCAGTTGTGCCCTGGCGTGCCTCTCATGGTGCATGGGCTCCGGCTGGGGGCGCTCCTGGCCGCGCGAGTGTTCCGGACGGAGCGCGTCGACGGGCTGTTGATGTGGGATCCCCCAGAGTCTGGACAGACACATCTGCTGGAGATCCTTCGCCGCAAGGTGGCGGCGGACAACCTGGAGGGAACGGGTGGGCAGGCTCGCTCCCGCGAGGAGTACGTGGCGGCGCTGGAGGCGGGGCGGACGGTGGAGGTGGAGGGGCTCGCGTGGTCCCGGGGGTTGTGGCGTAGCGCTGAAGGTTACGCATTGGCGCTTCCCGAGAAAGATGAGCCCCGCCCCTGGCGGGTGGTCCACCTGGACGGCCGTCCGGCGGAGCGATTCCTGGCACCGGGATGGAGCCATTCGGTCCGTGCACCGAGACCTTTCTTCTGGACCACCAGCAATCGGCTTTTGCCGGAGCTGACGAACCTCTATGAGGACGGCGTGAGCTTCATCGCGAAGTCTTCAGTCCCCATGGAGGCGCGGACATGA
- a CDS encoding endonuclease/exonuclease/phosphatase family protein: MKVPEVLEHLPGVGPLLGRKPTSPDEPHPREDPTLVLPSLDAFALPSTERQLGDGRTLVVRNPEARPPRGPGLTVMTFNILLGGQRRAALLSYFDELEAEGRMPDVIGLQEANIPISVLLSSRYGFHLAYFGHDGGHGARLINGKAFLTRHPLLDAVHHTYVLSDAERAAAIQRRGGEPFELVEDRGALQVHVEVSGLPVALYNVHHALGDSGINAHNLRQLNTLLRHRKVPPAIALGDFNANTAIKRGGSWLMAHLKAYDDTDTVEEYTVRYGEPHASVGDRGVGNIADPRLRHELHVLEQGLPETIAHAAAARVRLPDGGVMTPKQALAELRSGKVARGSEHWLRLQDIADSATLSSLPDESGVVPATGKRFDNLYASPELEPVLFEVDRSTESSDHQPVVAQYTPRARATSPSPVTRERSPRS, encoded by the coding sequence ATGAAGGTGCCCGAGGTCCTGGAGCACCTGCCAGGCGTGGGCCCGCTGCTCGGCCGGAAGCCCACCTCCCCCGACGAGCCCCATCCGCGCGAGGACCCGACCCTCGTCCTGCCGAGCCTCGACGCCTTCGCGCTGCCCTCGACCGAACGTCAGCTTGGCGACGGCCGCACCCTGGTCGTCCGCAACCCCGAGGCTCGGCCTCCTCGCGGCCCCGGGCTCACCGTGATGACCTTCAACATCCTGCTGGGCGGCCAGCGGCGGGCGGCCTTGCTCTCGTACTTCGATGAACTGGAAGCCGAAGGCCGAATGCCAGACGTCATCGGACTCCAGGAGGCCAACATCCCCATCTCCGTGTTGCTGTCATCGCGGTATGGATTTCACCTCGCCTACTTCGGACACGATGGTGGCCATGGCGCACGCCTCATCAACGGCAAGGCGTTCCTGACCCGCCATCCGTTGCTCGACGCCGTTCACCACACCTACGTCCTCTCCGACGCCGAGCGCGCCGCCGCCATCCAACGCCGGGGAGGAGAGCCGTTCGAACTCGTCGAAGACCGCGGCGCGCTCCAGGTCCACGTGGAGGTCTCGGGGCTCCCCGTCGCCCTCTACAACGTGCATCACGCCCTGGGAGACTCCGGCATCAACGCGCACAACCTGCGGCAGCTCAACACGCTGCTGCGCCACCGGAAGGTCCCTCCCGCCATCGCGCTGGGCGACTTCAACGCCAACACCGCCATCAAGCGCGGCGGCTCCTGGTTGATGGCGCACCTCAAGGCCTACGACGACACCGACACCGTCGAGGAGTACACCGTGCGCTACGGCGAGCCTCACGCCAGCGTCGGTGACCGCGGCGTGGGGAACATCGCGGACCCTCGCCTTCGGCATGAACTGCACGTGCTCGAGCAAGGCTTGCCGGAGACCATCGCCCACGCGGCCGCCGCCCGGGTCCGGTTGCCAGACGGCGGGGTGATGACTCCCAAACAGGCGCTCGCCGAGCTGCGCTCCGGCAAGGTCGCGCGTGGCAGCGAGCATTGGCTGCGATTGCAGGACATCGCCGACAGCGCCACCCTCTCCTCCCTGCCGGACGAATCGGGCGTCGTGCCCGCAACGGGCAAGCGCTTCGACAACCTCTACGCCAGTCCTGAGCTGGAGCCCGTCCTCTTCGAGGTCGACCGGAGCACCGAGTCCTCGGACCACCAGCCCGTGGTGGCGCAATACACTCCGCGCGCCCGCGCCACGTCACCCTCGCCCGTCACACGAGAACGAAGTCCACGCTCTTGA
- a CDS encoding peptidoglycan-binding domain-containing protein — MSELELEKIYRRGETSPGVRRIQEWLTLNGFAIAIDGDFGPATEAALKRFQAKAGLAVTGVADAATFACLSASLRAALGQLAPEGRSLGELTVAYAAQHLRQLPREVGGRNRGPWVRLYLDGNEGDSWCWSAGFATYCLHQAAKSLGVEMPVERTFSSDLLAAQGQVRERFLSTLSAPPDRIRIRPGSLFLRRRTRGDWVQAGIVTEVDEETFQTIEANTNDEGTHEGHEVCARTRGFKSVDFVLV; from the coding sequence ATGAGCGAGCTGGAGTTGGAGAAAATCTATCGCCGGGGAGAGACGTCCCCGGGTGTGCGGCGCATCCAGGAATGGCTGACGCTGAATGGCTTTGCCATCGCCATCGACGGAGACTTCGGGCCCGCGACGGAAGCGGCGCTCAAGCGCTTCCAGGCGAAGGCGGGGCTGGCCGTCACGGGTGTCGCCGACGCGGCCACCTTCGCATGTCTGTCCGCCTCACTTCGGGCCGCGCTCGGGCAACTCGCTCCCGAGGGCCGGTCGCTCGGCGAGCTGACGGTGGCATACGCCGCACAGCACCTGCGCCAGTTGCCGCGCGAGGTGGGCGGACGCAACCGGGGGCCCTGGGTGCGTTTGTATCTGGATGGGAATGAAGGGGACTCCTGGTGCTGGTCCGCGGGCTTCGCGACCTATTGCTTGCATCAAGCGGCGAAGTCGCTGGGCGTCGAGATGCCCGTGGAGCGGACCTTCTCGAGCGACCTGCTGGCCGCGCAAGGCCAGGTGCGCGAGCGTTTCCTGTCGACGCTCAGCGCACCTCCCGACCGCATCCGCATCCGGCCAGGAAGTCTCTTCCTGCGGCGGAGGACCCGTGGAGACTGGGTCCAGGCGGGAATCGTCACCGAGGTGGACGAGGAGACCTTCCAGACCATCGAAGCCAACACGAACGACGAGGGGACCCACGAGGGCCACGAGGTCTGCGCACGGACCCGAGGCTTCAAGAGCGTGGACTTCGTTCTCGTGTGA
- a CDS encoding TetR/AcrR family transcriptional regulator codes for MMVYQWYTMPLPRFLRLPKERQRDILAVARTFFARDGIAGASYNQIISDAGISKTAAYQYFDGKEDLAATVLADVRERVLGVLGTWEAAPSARAFWERLRLSSARLVDHLAKNQEDLALVGASSGGAQDEMGMAWFEAVVDDGLRLGVIRTDVDRALLLGVTRAFFQAADAWALQGMRTGTQVEMSPAWSLLEGLWAPRKGNKNGGTT; via the coding sequence ATGATGGTGTACCAGTGGTACACCATGCCTCTTCCTCGATTCCTCCGGCTGCCGAAAGAGCGGCAGCGGGACATCCTCGCGGTCGCGCGCACATTCTTCGCTCGGGACGGCATCGCGGGTGCGTCGTACAACCAGATCATCTCGGACGCCGGCATCTCGAAGACGGCGGCGTACCAGTACTTCGACGGCAAGGAAGACCTCGCGGCGACGGTGCTCGCGGACGTGAGGGAGCGAGTCCTGGGGGTCCTCGGAACGTGGGAGGCCGCGCCGTCGGCCCGTGCCTTCTGGGAGCGATTGCGGCTGAGCAGCGCCCGGCTCGTCGACCATCTGGCGAAGAACCAGGAGGACCTGGCGCTAGTGGGGGCGTCGTCGGGTGGCGCCCAGGACGAGATGGGGATGGCCTGGTTCGAGGCGGTGGTGGATGACGGACTCAGGCTCGGCGTCATCCGGACAGACGTGGACCGCGCCCTGCTCTTGGGGGTGACGCGAGCGTTCTTCCAGGCCGCGGATGCGTGGGCGTTGCAAGGGATGCGAACTGGGACGCAGGTCGAGATGTCGCCCGCGTGGAGTCTGCTCGAGGGGCTTTGGGCGCCGCGCAAGGGCAACAAGAACGGGGGCACGACATGA
- a CDS encoding GNAT family N-acetyltransferase, producing MFEIREDVSLEACARVLAGAFAQEPGMRWVCGTVPETQRRWFTATLALNDSRPGARRYAVTRGEEVLAVAVVSPPAPPPRLFQQLRWMATVGGTCGWQCVRRTLRYLDATEPLKPEGMWTLEFIGVAEGARGQGLTRVLLSRIEEELSAQSLFLTTADPRNVPMYQHLGFSERHALSMEELSISAMTRAGRH from the coding sequence ATGTTTGAGATTCGGGAGGATGTGTCGCTTGAGGCGTGTGCGCGGGTGCTCGCGGGTGCCTTCGCGCAGGAGCCTGGGATGCGCTGGGTCTGCGGGACGGTTCCGGAGACTCAGCGGAGGTGGTTCACCGCGACGCTCGCGCTCAATGATTCGCGGCCGGGTGCGCGCCGGTATGCGGTGACTCGAGGGGAGGAGGTCCTGGCTGTCGCAGTGGTGAGTCCGCCCGCGCCCCCGCCCCGGCTCTTTCAGCAGCTCCGGTGGATGGCCACGGTGGGTGGGACTTGTGGATGGCAGTGCGTCCGGCGAACGCTTCGCTATCTCGACGCGACGGAGCCCTTGAAGCCCGAGGGCATGTGGACGCTGGAGTTCATTGGCGTCGCGGAGGGGGCTCGCGGCCAGGGGCTCACGCGAGTGCTCCTGAGCAGAATCGAAGAGGAGCTATCCGCGCAGTCGCTGTTCCTCACGACCGCGGACCCGCGCAATGTGCCGATGTACCAACATCTTGGGTTCTCAGAGCGTCACGCGCTTTCGATGGAGGAGCTGTCCATCAGCGCAATGACCCGAGCAGGCAGACACTGA
- a CDS encoding N-acyl-D-glutamate amidohydrolase: MDLIVENGLVFDGLGNPPRKLNVGIQGGIVTTLSPAPIPRAPGTQVIDATGHWVTPGFIDFHTHYDAEVELAPSLSESVRHGVTSVVLGSCSLSLALGTAEDLADMFCRVEAIPYATVRSLLEERKTWDSLGSYLEHLQDLPLGPNVASFLGHSALRAHTLGLHRSLESNVRPSEDELRRMESLVREGLDLGYLGLSIMTLKWDKMGGTRDIRSRPLPSTYARWSEYRRLTRLLREKGRVFQGVPNISTKVNVVLFLLESMGLWRPTLKTTVISMMDPRASRGIHRLIGVLSRVANRLLGANFRWQALPEIFDLWADGIDLVVFEEFGAGAAALHLQDAASRTGLLNDPAYRSRFRAEWTDRFLPRAFHRDFNQSRILQCPDSSVVGKSFAQVAKDQGRDAVDVFLDLVATHGDALRWYTVMANDRREELEFICRHPDILVGFSDAGAHLRNMAHYNFPLRLLRLVREAEKRGEPFMSVERAVHRLTGEIADWFSLDAGVLTEGRRADLVVINPEGLDASLDEIAEALMENFGGFTRLVRRNDAAVKSVLISGREAVSHGTVSPALGRERGFGSVLRARA; the protein is encoded by the coding sequence ATGGACCTCATCGTCGAGAACGGCCTCGTATTCGATGGTCTGGGCAATCCCCCGCGGAAGCTCAACGTCGGCATCCAGGGTGGCATTGTCACCACCCTCTCCCCTGCCCCCATCCCTCGCGCCCCCGGCACCCAGGTCATCGACGCCACGGGCCACTGGGTGACCCCAGGCTTCATCGACTTCCACACCCACTACGACGCGGAAGTGGAGCTCGCCCCTTCCCTCTCCGAATCCGTCCGCCACGGAGTCACCTCCGTGGTCCTCGGGAGTTGCTCACTCAGCCTCGCGCTCGGCACCGCCGAGGACCTCGCGGACATGTTCTGCCGCGTCGAGGCCATCCCCTACGCCACCGTCCGCTCCCTGCTCGAAGAGCGCAAGACGTGGGACTCCCTGGGCAGCTACCTCGAACACCTCCAAGACCTGCCCCTCGGCCCCAACGTGGCCTCCTTCCTCGGCCACTCCGCGCTGCGCGCTCACACCCTGGGACTCCACCGCAGCCTCGAGTCCAACGTCCGCCCCAGCGAGGACGAACTGCGCCGCATGGAGTCCCTCGTCCGCGAGGGCCTCGACCTGGGCTACCTCGGCCTGTCCATCATGACCCTCAAGTGGGACAAGATGGGCGGCACCCGCGACATCCGCAGCCGCCCCCTACCCTCCACCTACGCACGCTGGAGCGAATACCGCCGCCTCACCCGCCTCCTTCGCGAGAAAGGCCGCGTCTTCCAAGGCGTCCCCAACATCAGCACCAAGGTCAACGTCGTGCTCTTCCTCCTCGAGAGCATGGGCCTGTGGCGCCCCACCCTGAAGACCACCGTCATCTCCATGATGGACCCTCGCGCCAGCCGAGGCATCCACCGGCTCATCGGTGTCCTCTCCCGCGTGGCCAACCGCCTCCTCGGCGCCAACTTCCGCTGGCAGGCCCTGCCTGAAATCTTCGACCTGTGGGCCGATGGCATCGACCTCGTCGTCTTCGAGGAGTTCGGCGCGGGCGCCGCCGCCCTCCACCTCCAAGACGCGGCCTCACGCACCGGACTCCTCAACGACCCGGCCTACCGCTCCCGCTTCCGCGCCGAATGGACCGACCGCTTCCTCCCTCGCGCCTTCCACCGCGACTTCAACCAGTCCCGCATCCTCCAGTGCCCGGACTCCAGCGTCGTCGGAAAGTCCTTCGCCCAGGTCGCCAAGGACCAGGGACGCGATGCCGTCGACGTCTTCCTCGACCTCGTCGCCACTCACGGCGATGCCCTGCGCTGGTACACCGTCATGGCCAATGACCGGCGCGAGGAACTCGAGTTCATCTGCCGCCACCCCGACATCCTCGTCGGCTTCTCCGACGCCGGGGCCCACCTGCGCAACATGGCGCACTACAACTTCCCCCTGCGCCTGCTGCGCCTCGTGCGCGAAGCCGAGAAGCGCGGCGAACCCTTCATGTCCGTGGAGCGCGCCGTCCACCGGCTCACCGGCGAGATTGCCGACTGGTTCAGCCTCGACGCCGGAGTCCTCACCGAAGGCCGCCGCGCCGACCTCGTCGTCATCAACCCCGAGGGCCTCGACGCGTCCCTCGACGAAATCGCCGAAGCCCTGATGGAGAACTTCGGCGGCTTCACCCGCCTCGTCCGCCGCAACGACGCCGCCGTGAAGTCCGTGCTCATCTCCGGACGCGAGGCCGTGAGCCACGGCACCGTGTCCCCAGCCCTCGGACGCGAACGCGGCTTCGGAAGTGTGCTCCGAGCCCGCGCCTGA
- a CDS encoding FAD-dependent oxidoreductase, with amino-acid sequence MFMVIVGSGVSGLTCGIRLLEAGHSVDLWARELPPHTTSNVAAAVWYPYRAWPQERVNVWAKRTYAVLESLARERPEAGILMVPGVEVFRRRVEDPWWRDSVPDFRRARSEELPPGLLEGYHFTAPVIEMGRYLPFLMERVRELGGRIVQREVRSLEEAWERTPVVVNCTGLGAREVVGDETLFPIRGEVLSVTPSPTDRFIFDDECEQGIAYVIPRSGDCILGGTVDEGNASLVPDAEVARGILERNAPLLPPGSVFRVVEHKVGLRPGRPSVRVEAEMSGERVVVHDYGHGGAGVTLSWGCAEEVVALVAAHAR; translated from the coding sequence ATGTTCATGGTCATCGTGGGCAGTGGTGTTTCGGGCCTGACGTGCGGCATCCGCCTGTTGGAGGCGGGACACTCGGTGGACCTCTGGGCCCGGGAGTTGCCGCCGCACACCACGTCGAATGTCGCCGCGGCTGTCTGGTATCCCTATCGGGCGTGGCCCCAGGAGCGGGTCAATGTCTGGGCGAAGCGGACCTACGCGGTGCTGGAGTCGCTGGCCCGGGAGCGTCCGGAAGCGGGCATCTTGATGGTGCCAGGGGTGGAAGTGTTTCGGCGGCGGGTCGAGGACCCGTGGTGGCGTGACAGCGTTCCGGACTTCCGCAGGGCGCGGTCCGAGGAGCTGCCGCCCGGACTGTTGGAGGGTTATCACTTCACCGCGCCGGTCATCGAGATGGGGCGCTATCTGCCGTTCCTGATGGAGCGCGTGCGCGAGCTGGGTGGGCGCATCGTCCAGCGCGAGGTGCGCTCGCTGGAGGAGGCGTGGGAGCGCACGCCGGTGGTGGTCAACTGCACGGGCCTGGGGGCGCGCGAGGTGGTGGGAGATGAGACGCTCTTCCCCATTCGGGGCGAGGTGTTGAGCGTGACACCGTCACCGACGGACCGGTTCATCTTCGATGACGAGTGTGAGCAGGGGATTGCCTATGTGATTCCCCGCTCGGGTGACTGCATCCTGGGTGGCACGGTGGATGAGGGGAATGCGTCCCTGGTGCCGGATGCGGAGGTGGCTCGAGGCATTCTGGAGCGCAACGCGCCGCTGCTGCCGCCAGGGTCGGTGTTCCGCGTCGTGGAGCACAAGGTGGGGCTGCGCCCCGGACGTCCCTCGGTGAGGGTGGAGGCGGAGATGTCTGGCGAGCGCGTGGTGGTGCACGACTATGGGCACGGGGGAGCGGGCGTGACGCTCTCCTGGGGGTGTGCGGAGGAGGTCGTGGCGCTGGTGGCGGCGCACGCGCGTTGA
- a CDS encoding cupin-like domain-containing protein — translation MSETHAHQAVQAVAEHPAVRHGLVSAPRRQELEALLAARAGLHAQSHPGPSPRDVERKRGVRPEVFFERYFARNQPVILEGLLDDWPALKRWTPEWLAERFGDEEVEVMAGRGSEPDPDFHAERLRRTQSMRSLVAQVCEARESDDVYLVARNSLLLKPAFRPLLEDLRPPAGFIHPDLSAPDSVHLWFGPAGTLSNLHHDHLNILFCQVLGRKRFWLLPPCETPRLYNDRGLYSAVDIRAPDARRFPDFARATLHSCVVGPGDALLIPVGWWHAVQALDVSLSVTFVSFDRAERNVEWRDYWIGPRPEKVQR, via the coding sequence ATGTCGGAGACCCACGCGCACCAGGCCGTGCAGGCCGTGGCCGAGCACCCCGCGGTGCGTCACGGACTCGTGTCTGCCCCCCGCCGTCAGGAATTGGAAGCGCTGCTGGCGGCCCGCGCCGGGTTGCATGCGCAGTCTCACCCGGGCCCGTCTCCTCGAGACGTGGAGCGGAAGCGGGGCGTGCGTCCGGAGGTGTTCTTCGAGCGGTACTTCGCGCGCAACCAGCCTGTCATCCTCGAAGGGCTCCTGGATGACTGGCCCGCCTTGAAGCGCTGGACACCCGAATGGCTCGCGGAGCGCTTTGGCGACGAGGAGGTGGAGGTCATGGCTGGGCGCGGCTCGGAGCCAGACCCTGACTTCCACGCGGAGCGTCTGCGAAGGACGCAGTCCATGCGCTCGCTGGTGGCGCAGGTGTGCGAGGCTCGCGAGTCGGACGATGTGTATCTCGTGGCGCGCAACAGTCTGTTGTTGAAGCCCGCTTTTCGCCCCCTGCTCGAGGACCTGCGTCCTCCGGCTGGCTTCATCCATCCGGACCTGAGCGCTCCAGACAGTGTCCACCTGTGGTTCGGCCCCGCGGGGACGCTGTCCAACCTGCACCACGACCACCTCAACATCCTCTTCTGCCAGGTGTTGGGCCGGAAGCGGTTCTGGTTGTTACCCCCGTGCGAGACGCCCCGCCTCTACAACGACCGAGGGCTCTACAGCGCGGTCGACATCCGGGCGCCGGACGCGCGTCGCTTCCCGGACTTCGCGCGCGCCACGCTGCATTCGTGCGTGGTGGGGCCCGGGGACGCGTTGTTGATTCCGGTGGGCTGGTGGCACGCGGTCCAGGCGTTGGACGTGAGCCTGTCGGTGACCTTCGTCAGCTTCGACAGAGCCGAGCGCAACGTGGAGTGGCGCGACTATTGGATTGGTCCCCGGCCGGAGAAGGTCCAACGATGA
- a CDS encoding cupin-like domain-containing protein, translating into MADVAPSLGPEWREWLAENVVRGVDAERLVDVLVSEGFPRATARAEVDATREHPAVRAGLGHTRLHEDTLCLLDTRVSLHRHSGRHRRVERHKDLPIPEVMARYYLAHRPVLLEGFMRDWPLMKRWTPQSLARDLGDVEVEVMAGREARPDHDLEPDACRTVMRFAEFLRRLEEGGPSNDLYLTARNFALEREELRGLLDDVRYPPGLLRKSSRPGAVKLWVGPAGTLTGLHHDLGSVLFGQVSGRKRFRLIPSFQTHHVYSHLEVWSQVDAERPDLTRFPAYREADVLEVIVEPGDMLLIPAGWWHWVHALEVSVSVTFQEFDVPEGNTWWKLG; encoded by the coding sequence ATGGCGGACGTGGCACCCAGCCTTGGGCCGGAGTGGCGGGAGTGGCTGGCGGAGAACGTGGTGCGGGGCGTGGACGCGGAGCGCCTGGTCGACGTGCTCGTGAGTGAGGGGTTCCCACGAGCCACGGCGCGCGCGGAGGTCGACGCCACGCGGGAGCACCCCGCGGTGCGGGCGGGGCTTGGCCATACGCGCCTGCATGAAGACACGCTCTGCCTGCTCGATACGCGAGTCTCTCTTCACCGTCACTCCGGACGCCATCGGCGGGTGGAGCGGCACAAGGACCTGCCCATCCCGGAGGTGATGGCGCGTTATTACCTGGCGCATCGCCCGGTGTTGCTCGAGGGCTTCATGCGGGACTGGCCGCTGATGAAGCGCTGGACGCCTCAATCCCTCGCACGCGACCTGGGCGACGTGGAGGTGGAGGTGATGGCGGGGCGTGAGGCTCGGCCGGACCACGACCTGGAGCCGGACGCCTGCCGCACCGTGATGCGCTTCGCGGAGTTCCTCCGGCGGCTGGAAGAGGGTGGACCGAGCAACGACCTCTACCTCACGGCTCGCAACTTCGCGCTGGAGCGAGAGGAGCTGCGCGGGTTGCTCGACGACGTGCGCTATCCTCCGGGGCTGCTTCGGAAGTCATCGCGCCCGGGCGCGGTGAAACTCTGGGTGGGGCCCGCGGGGACCTTGACGGGGCTCCACCACGACCTGGGCAGCGTCCTCTTCGGACAAGTGTCTGGCCGCAAACGCTTCCGCCTCATTCCCTCGTTCCAGACACACCACGTCTATAGCCATCTCGAGGTGTGGAGTCAGGTCGACGCGGAGCGGCCAGACCTCACACGCTTCCCCGCCTATCGCGAGGCTGACGTGCTTGAGGTCATCGTGGAGCCGGGCGACATGCTGTTGATTCCAGCGGGGTGGTGGCACTGGGTGCATGCGCTGGAGGTCAGCGTGTCCGTCACGTTCCAGGAGTTCGACGTCCCGGAGGGAAATACCTGGTGGAAGCTGGGATGA
- the rdgC gene encoding recombination-associated protein RdgC — MPVLRGAVTFSRFRVEHAKEAPSDIKRWLTRGLKAHAFEPIDRRSEDDRAAGFVELENADAVEFSAGRVFYGEYALFSFRIDSLKVPAAAMKAELAKWTANFEQENDRPASRAEKTAAKAQIKQMLRTRATPRTNVLDVSWNQTTQQMQIWAASRKVVEEIVIALENALSLKFVGLTPAAIAQTSGLDEGALGPTAELIGMDLPATAEVAHGEA, encoded by the coding sequence ATGCCTGTCCTCCGTGGTGCCGTCACCTTCTCGCGCTTCCGCGTCGAACACGCGAAGGAAGCGCCTTCCGACATCAAGCGCTGGCTGACCCGTGGCCTCAAGGCGCACGCGTTCGAGCCCATTGACCGCCGCTCCGAGGATGACCGCGCCGCCGGCTTCGTGGAGCTGGAGAACGCGGACGCCGTCGAGTTCTCCGCGGGCCGCGTCTTCTATGGTGAGTACGCGCTCTTCTCGTTCCGCATCGACTCGCTCAAGGTGCCGGCTGCGGCCATGAAGGCGGAGCTGGCGAAGTGGACCGCCAACTTCGAGCAGGAGAACGACCGGCCGGCCAGCCGGGCGGAGAAGACGGCCGCCAAGGCGCAGATCAAGCAGATGCTGCGCACGCGCGCCACGCCTCGCACCAATGTGCTGGACGTGAGCTGGAACCAGACGACGCAGCAGATGCAGATCTGGGCCGCGTCGCGCAAGGTGGTGGAGGAGATTGTCATCGCGTTGGAGAACGCGCTGTCGCTGAAGTTCGTGGGCCTGACGCCCGCGGCCATCGCGCAGACGTCGGGGCTCGACGAGGGGGCCCTGGGGCCCACCGCGGAGTTGATTGGAATGGACCTGCCGGCGACGGCGGAGGTGGCGCATGGGGAAGCGTGA